A single window of Jaculus jaculus isolate mJacJac1 chromosome 14, mJacJac1.mat.Y.cur, whole genome shotgun sequence DNA harbors:
- the LOC101613422 gene encoding vomeronasal type-1 receptor 4-like has translation MSPINVTVGIMFLSQTALGILGNCACLGYFVLTDFSGTRVKPTDLIVKHLTWANFMVLLFKGIPQTMTAFGMSNFLDDILCKLIFYFHRVARGVSLSSTSLLSVFQVITISPSNSKWGQLKFRAPKVIGSSLGLCWALQLLINACVPMVVTDILQTKNSTGFRDVVYCAIVDTHSLTRTLYAILFASTDVMCLGIMTWASGSMVLMLTKHKKMVQHIHSSLSPWSSPEARATQSILALVSSFVFLYMISVILVVCYSFSGVTTRWLVNASVAMSACFPAFCPFLLLSQYTNTKISNFCCTCSFETTHSQRILAEL, from the coding sequence atgtcccccataaacgtgaCTGTGGGGATCATGTTCCTGTCACAGACGGCACTGGGAATCCTGGGGAACTGCGCCTGCCTTGGCTACTTTGTTCTCACTGACTTCTCAGGGACACGGGTGAAGCCCACAGATCTGATTGTCAAGCACCTGACCTGGGCCAACTTCATGGTTCTTCTCTTTAAAGGAATCCCCCAGACAATGACTGCCTTTGGTATGAGTAATTTTCTAGATGATATTCTGTGCAAACTCATCTTTTATTTCCACAGAGTGGCCAGAGGAGTATCCCTTAGTTCCACATCACTCTTGAGTGTCTTTCAGGTCATCACAATCAGCCCCAGCAATTCCAAGTGGGGACAGCTCAAGTTCAGAGCCCCCAAGGTCATTGGTTCCTCCTTGGGTCTGTGCTGGGCCCTGCAACTGCTGATAAATGCCTGTGTTCCCATGGTTGTGACAGACATCTTGCAGACAAAAAATAGCACAGGATTTAGAGATGTTGTATACTGTGCTATTGTAGATACTCACAGTCTAACAAGGACATTGTATGCAATCCTATTTGCCTCCACTGATGTCATGTGTTTGGGAATCATGACGTGGGCCAGTGGCTCCATGGTCCTTATGCTCACAAAGCACAAGAAGATGGTCCAACACATTCACAGCTCCCTGTCTCCTTGGTCATCACCTGAGGCCAGGGCCACCCAGAGCATCCTTGCCCTTGTGAGCAGCTTTGTGTTCTTATATATGATCTCTGTCATCTTAGTTGTATGTTACTCTTTCTCTGGTGTAACCACTAGGTGGCTGGTCAATGCAAGTGTTGCAATGTCTGCATGCTTCCCAGCCTTCTGCCCCTTCCTGCTCCTCAGCCAGTACACCAACACCAAGATTTCTAACTTCTGCTGTACTTGTTCATTTGAAACAACACATAGTCAAAGGATACTGGCAGAGCTCTAA
- the LOC123454596 gene encoding vomeronasal type-1 receptor 4-like: MSPVNLTVGIMFLSQTALGVLGNCACLGYFVLADFSGKRVKPTDLIVKHLTWANFMVVLFKGIPQTMTAFGMSNFLDDILCKLIFYFHRVARGVSLGSTSLLSVFQVITISPSNSKWGQIKFRAPKAIGSSLGLCWALQLLINAYIPSIVTDNLWTKNSTSFRDVVYCATLYAILFASIDVMCLGIMTWSSGSMVFMLTKHKQRVQHIHSSLSPRSSPEARATQSILSLVSTFVFLYMISAILGLCYSFSGVTTRWLVNASVAMSACFPAFCPFLLLSQYTKVSNFCCTSSFETAHGQRILGEL; the protein is encoded by the coding sequence ATGTCCCCCGTAAACCTGACCGTGGGGATCATGTTCCTGTCACAGACGGCACttggagtcctggggaactgcgcCTGCCTTGGCTACTTTGTTCTCGCTGACTTCTCTGGGAAACGGGTAAAGCCCACAGATCTGATTGTCAAGCACCTGACCTGGGCCAACTTCATGGTTGTTCTCTTTAAAGGAATCCCCCAGACAATGACTGCCTTTGGTATGAGTAATTTTCTAGATGATATTCTGTGCAAACTCATCTTTTATTTCCACAGAGTGGCCAGAGGAGTATCCCTTGGTTCCACATCACTCTTGAGTGTCTTTCAGGTCATCACAATCAGCCCCAGCAATTCCAAGTGGGGACAGATCAAGTTCAGAGCCCCCAAGGCCATTGGTTCCTCCTTGGGTCTGTGCTGGGCCCTGCAACTGCTGATAAATGCCTATATTCCGTCGATTGTGACAGACAACTTGTGGACAAAAAATAGCACAAGTTTTAGAGATGTTGTATACTGTGCGACATTGTATGCAATCCTATTTGCCTCCATTGATGTCATGTGTTTGGGAATCATGACGTGGTCCAGTGGCTCCATGGTCTTTATGCTCACAAAGCACAAGCAGAGGGTCCAACACATTCACAGCTCCCTGTCTCCTCGGTCATCACCTGAGGCCAGAGCCACCCAGAGCATCCTGTCCCTGGTGAGCACCTTTGTGTTCTTATATATGATCTCTGCCATCTTAGGTTTATGTTACTCTTTCTCTGGTGTAACCACTAGGTGGCTGGTCAATGCAAGTGTTGCAATGTCTGCATGCTTCCCAGCCTTCTGCCCCTTCCTGCTTCTTAGTCAGTACACCAAGGTTTCTAACTTCTGCTGTACTTCTTCATTTGAAACAGCACATGGTCAAAGGATACTGGGAGAGCTCTAA
- the LOC101613136 gene encoding vomeronasal type-1 receptor 4-like, translating to MSSLNLTMGIMFLSQTALGVLGNCACLGYFILTDFSGRRVKPTDLIVKHLTWANFMVVLFKGIPQTMAAFGMSYFLDDILCKLIFYFHRVARGVSLGSTSLLSVFQVITISPSNTKWGQLKLRAPKVIGSSLGLCWALQLLINACVPTTVTDILGTKNSTGFRDVVYCAIVEIPSLTRIFYSILFASIDVVCLGIMTWASGSMVLMLTKHKQRVQHIHSSLSPQSSPEARATQSILALVSSFVLLYMISSILGLCYPFFDVTARWLVNASVAMSACFPAFCPFLLLSQYTKVSNFCCTCSYETTHGLGVVGEL from the coding sequence ATGTCCTCCCTAAACCTGACCATGGGGATCATGTTCCTGTCACAGACGGCACtgggagtcctggggaactgcgcCTGCCTTGGCTACTTCATTCTCACTGACTTCTCGGGGAGACGGGTGAAGCCCACAGATCTGATTGTCAAACACCTGACCTGGGCCAACTTCATGGTTGTTCTCTTTAAAGGAATCCCCCAGACAATGGCTGCCTTTGGTATGAGTTATTTTCTAGATGATATTCTGTGTAAACTCATCTTTTATTTCCACAGAGTGGCCAGAGGAGTGTCCCTTGGTTCCACATCACTCTTGAGTGTCTTTCAGGTCATCACAATCAGCCCCAGCAATACCAAGTGGGGACAGCTCAAGCTCAGAGCCCCCAAAGTCATTGGTTCCTCCTTGGGTCTGTGCTGGGCCCTGCAACTGCTGATAAATGCCTGTGTTCCCACAACCGTGACAGATATCTTGGGGACAAAAAATAGCACAGGATTTAGAGATGTTGTATACTGTGCTATTGTAGAAATTCCCAGTCTAACAAGGATATTCTATTCAATCCTATTTGCCTCCATTGATGTCGTGTGTTTGGGAATCATGACGTGGGCCAGTGGCTCCATGGTCCTTATGCTCACAAAGCATAAGCAGAGGGTCCAACACATTCACAGCTCCCTGTCTCCTCAGTCATCACCTGAGGCCAGGGCTACCCAGAGCATCCTTGCCCTGGTGAGCAGCTTTGTGCTCTTATACATGATCTCTTCCATATTAGGTTTATGTTACCCTTTCTTTGATGTAACTGCTAGGTGGCTGGTCAATGCAAGTGTTGCAATGTCTGCATGCTTCCCAGCCTTCTGCCCCTTCCTGCTCCTCAGCCAGTACACCAAGGTTTCTAACTTCTGCTGTACTTGTTCATATGAAACAACCCATGGCCTTGGGGTAGTAGGAGAACTCTAA